The Leptospirales bacterium sequence ATTCAATTGCCAGGCGAAAAAGGTCTGCCAGCCGCGGTTCGGGCATGGCTTCTAGCCGTTGTTGCAGATCGGGGCGCGATTCCAGCAGCGGACGCACTGCGCCCAGATCATCCGTGTACAGGCGACAGGCGGCGTCGACCTGTTCCAGCCAGAGCAGCGGGGGCGCGTCTACCGTCGGCGGCGGCGTCAACCACTCGATTGTGTCGGCGGCTGTTGCGTAGACGCGACCCTGGCGCGCATCCAGCAGAATTGCAGCGTTGCCGTGATCATTCTGCAGCATGGCAGAATAGAGATAATAGTGCAGGCTGTTGATCGTAAGTACTGGCGCCTCCCATACCTGGGCGAGGGTGCGCGCGGCGCTCAGGGTCACGCGAATGCCAGTAAAGGAGCCCGGGCCTCGGCCGCATAGAATCCAATCCGGACGTCGTACATTGTGACTGCTCAATAATTGTTGAAGACTCGGTATCAAGCGCTGAAAGGATTCGCGCGGGGCCAGCTCGCTATGGACGCCGATGGCCTTCCCAGCAAAGATGCCACACTGCAAGAAGCGACCGCAAGCGTCCAATGTCAGGCAGAGATCAGACAAAATGTCCCTCAAGCGATGGCGGCGCATCAAAGATGCTCAAGCGGCGCTCCTCCTCGAGGACGCCCGTTTGTATATTGATCCATAGCATTCCGGAACCGCCCTGCCAAACCCGGCCGGCGCGCTCTGGCCATTCTACACAGTGCCATTCATTTGAACTGTTGCGATTTTGCCAGCGTTCCAAAAAGTCCAGTTGTTCCAGCTCTGCCGGCGAGCCCAGTCGATATAGATCATAGTGGAAAAGCCGAAGGCCGGCGGCGTCATAGACATTCAGGAGATTGAAGCTGGGGCTGTTTACATTGTCCTGGATGCCTAACAGAGCAGCCAGCTGGCGTATGATTGTGGTCTTACCGGCCCCCAGCTGGCCGGAGAAAAGCAGCAAGCGCGACTGGCGTTCTTGAGCGCTTTGCAGTATCCATCGTGCAGCTTCCTGCGCCTGATCCGCCGAGCGTATGTGAAGCGCGCTTTGCGCTGGATGGCTCATTCGTCGGGCGATCCATGGCCTGGTCGACGTCGGCGGCGACCGCCTCGTCTGCGCCGCGGCCCTCGCGCCTCTTCTTCATAGCGGCCTTTCCGTGAATCCCGCGCTTCGGCATCAGCGCGTCGCTTCCCGCTTTGCTCTTCCTCGAATTCCGCATCCATGATCCGCGTCGACTGCGGCGCGCGCGACTGCGCACTGCGTGAAGGCTGACGCCAGCGCTTGCGCTCCGCCCGCCACGGATCTGCACTCAGCGAACCGCCGGCTACAGCATTGGCGCCGGCATAAGCAAGCATTACAATCGCAGTGAAGATTCCGACCGCAGCGGAGAGACTGTTGCCATCTATGCCTTCGGGCGCCGCAAGGATTCCCGGGCGCCAGGTCTCAAGGGCATAGTAGGCCATTGCATAAAAGGCAATGGAAAAGACTACAAAGGCTACGCTGTGCAACGCTCGTTTACGGAGGCTCAAGACCTTGCTCTGGAAACGGAAAAGGATTTGCTCGGGCGCTGGTCCGCGCAGTGCTGGAGCCGTGGCTCCCTGGTTCAACTACCTGCTTGCCGGCGGACCGGCGATGCTGGCTCTGGCGCTCGTTTCCGTGGTCATACTGGCGCTTGCAATCTATTGCGCAACGCGTTTCCGCCAAATTGAGGCGGCCAGCGTGCAGATGCGTCAGCGTATTCAGGAACGAATTCGCCAGGGGGAGGCCAGCCACCGCCTGGGCGCCTTCTGGCTGGAAAGCCTCAGTCTGCGATCGGCAGTGATGTGGTTGCTCTACCTGGCGCATATCGCCACCTTGCTTGGTCTGCTGGGAACTGTGCTGGGCGTGCAGGAGGCCTTTGGTCGCGTGGCGCAGTCGCAACAATCCATTCTTGCGGAGGTGGCCGGCGGCATCCATCAGGCAGTCAGTACAACGATTGCCGGTCTGTGCCTGGCCATCCCCGCCCTGGTCCTGCACTATGCATTTCGTGATCGCTACCGTCGCCTGGAGTTGCTGTTCAGCGCCGGAGAAAAAGGTTGAGCGACGGATTTGAAACCGACAGTCCGCTGGACGCCCTTTCGATGGATGAGGATGCGCCGTCTCTGCCTCTGATATCGCTGCTTGATATCGTCTTCATTCTGGTGCTCTTCTTGATTGTCGCCGTCAACTCGGCAACGCTGCTGGCCCCGACCGAGCTTCCGGCGCTTGGCGGCAGAGGCGCTGGCGCCGACCTTCAGCTGAGCCTCGGTCTCAATGGCGAGCTGCAGTGGGCGGGCCGCTCCCTGACTCTGGGGCAATTGCGACTCAGGGCGGCGGAGTTACATGGCCGACGGATTCAATTGCAGGCGCATCGTCGCGCGCCGCTGGAGCGCTTTTTGCAGCTCTCGGCTTTGCTGAAGGAACTTGGCGTCGCCGAGCTGCAGGTGCAGTCCTCGGGCCAGGCCGAAAAAGAATGAAATTGAGTTGCCCTCTGGCTGTTATTACTATAGAAACTCTCTCGTCCTATGTTGAGCAGGCTGTCTGTAAAGTGCAGGTTTAGTGTTATGAAGCTAAGGTTACTGGTTTCGCTCCTCTTTGCGAGCGCTCTTGCGTTTCTTCCCCTTCAGTCGCTGTCGGCCCAGATTGCCTGTAACGGATCGGTGTGCTCCTCTCTGCCTGTTTCGCAAGCTCAGTATGATCAGCTATATCGAGACTTCTACGATCAGTACGTAAAAGACTTTTTTGACCGCATGGCCTACGCGGCAGTGCTGGGCAACCTTGCCTCGCCCTATATTGGCACCGTGAATCTCTATGGCTGGACTGCCGGGGCCAATGTCGGCGCTGGCTATCGTAAGCTGGAAGAGAAGACCGTATCCTCGCCCGGCGTTGGCCAGCTGGAGGATATCCCCAGCGCTGGCGCTTCTGTAAACTCTCGCGTCTTCTTTGGCATCAACCTTGGCGCCTTGACCGGCAACCCCTACGATCCTTTTAACGAAAATCGCGAATCCTCTCCGGGCTTCTTTTCGCTTTCACGTTTCGATGTCTACGTGAGCGGCATCCGCCATTCGGAATCCTTTGAAGACCAGAACGGACTGCGGGGCGATCTCAATGTGCGCATGGAAAACCGCGGCGCAGAACTGCGCTACCATCTGGCGGAGGCCAGCGACATTGCCATGGGACCAATCCTGCGCTTCCGCGGCATATCTGTGGGCATCGGCTACTATGCTTCTGACATTCGGCTGCGCTACGCGACCACGACCCCCGAGTCCACCACCCTGCGTCTGGAGGGCGGAACAGCCTTGACCTGGGCGGCAGACGATCTGGCTGAAATCAAGACCAGCGTTCAATCTGTTCCAATTGATATACGCACTGGCGTTCAGTTGCTCTATATATTCAATGTTACTTTTGGATTTGGACTGTCACGCAACACTGGCAATCTGGATGCGCTCTTGCTGCGCGGCGGCGCTTTTGCCCTGGAGCCCAACCCGGCAATCCCATCCTCGCTCAGCGGACAGTCGGCAAACTTGACTATGACCGTACAGCGTTACGCTTCGGTTCCGCGTGACGTCTACTTCATTCGCACTGGCGTCGAATTGAACCTCGGGCCGGTGAAGGTCGGCGTGGAAGCCCTTGGCACCCGCGAGGACTACGCTGCCAGCGCCAACCTGCGTCTGGAATTGTAAAATGTGGCGCGCCCCGGCGCGATGCTGCGTATTCGCATTTGTTCTGGCAATGCCAGGCGGCTGCGTTGTCATTCAAGAATGGAATCGCAGCCTCTTTGGCGATACACTGTATGTTACGGCCGCTGTGCTTCACATCCGCGCAGCGCCATCTACCGCAGCGCCCATCATCAATGCACTCCCCTATGGAACCCCGCTTCGGGCCGCGAGCGTGACAGGCGAAGAGCTGATCTCTGGCCGACGCGGTCAATGGTATTCAATTTCCGCGAATGCCTTTGTATTTGGGGGCTACTTGAGCCCTGTCGAACCGCCGCACAGTGACCGCCTTGGTTTGCGTTTGCTGGCACGTCATGCGAATGTCATTTGCGACTCTGACATCTCCTCCTTCTATGAGACAAAGTATTTCCTGAGCAGCGGCGAACTGCGACTGTCAGCCAGTGCTGATCACGGGTGCACCTCACCTCATTCAGAGTCTATCGCAGGTCGGGGAAGCTATCGTGCATTTGAAAACGGTCTGGAAATTTTGATTCACAGCAAACGGACACAATTCGGAGAGAATGAATGTGGAGATCCCGGTACTCCGCCGCCAAGGGATGAAATTGTTGATCGTAAGCTCAGACTGCATTGGCATAGCAGTATCAGCGCATTTATCGAGGAAGATATCTTTGCGGAATTTAGCGCCCGCAGCGATTATCGTTACTCGAAAATAGCCTGTGCGTTTGTCCCGCTTGCCTTGAGTGAACAGATCGCCGTGCAGAGTATTTGCACGGCCGAGGCCGACTCAACTACCTCGTACGAAGTGATCGGCGCCTATTGTCCCCAGTAAGCCCTAGCTCACGGCCGCTGTGCTTCAATCAGGGGCGCAATACGCCGAGCAACCACGCGATAGCCCTCGGCATTGAAATGGACCAGGTCAAAAGCCGGTCCAAGTGGAATCCGAAACTCGTCGCGCAGGCCGGGTCGATCGCTGCGCGAAAGTTCAGGCCATAGATCAACAAAGCTCAGGTCCGTTTCTTGCCCCAGTGCGGAACGAAGCCGCTGGTTATAGAAAGGCGTAATGGTATTGGGACGTTCCGCCACCGTCGGCGGAATGGAGAGCAGCGCAATACGCACGCCGGGCGACTGCTGGCGCAGGTGTTGAACGATGGCCAGCGTGTTTTGCATCGTCAGTTCCAGGCAACGGCCCATAATCAGGTCATTGCCGCCAATCGAAATAACTACCAGCTTTGGCCGCAGCGGGACGATGTCGGTATCGAGCCGCTGTAAGAGCATCGCCGTGGTATCCCCCGGAATGCCGCGATTGGCAACATCGATGCCGGGCAGGTAGGCGGCGCTCAGCGTCGGCGTAAAGAGCGCGGCAATCGAATCGCCGGCTATGACCACGCGCGCCCCGCCGACGCCGCGCTGCTGTGTATCCCGTGCAAAGGGCAGCTGAAAGTTGGCGATGCGCAGACCGCGGATGCGCTCATCGGATTCCGCTTCCAGCTGCGTTTTACATTCGAAGTCGGAGGCAAAGTAATTTGCGCCCATCGAAGAGCGCCCGAAGTAAGCGTTGACGCTCTTGCAAGAAGAGAAGGCGAGCAGGCCAGTGATGCCAAGAGCGAGCGCGACGCTGTAGCTTCCCAGATACCTTTTCATCTTGCTCAAGCCTGGATCACGCCGGAGGGGCGGTTGCTGTCGCGATAGTCGCGAAATTTCCGAGCGCGCCTGGGGCCCTTCTTCTTGCGACGAAAGACGCGCTTGATCCAGCCGCGCCGCCGCCGCTCGATCCCATATTGCTCCAGC is a genomic window containing:
- the tsaB gene encoding tRNA (adenosine(37)-N6)-threonylcarbamoyltransferase complex dimerization subunit type 1 TsaB, coding for MSDLCLTLDACGRFLQCGIFAGKAIGVHSELAPRESFQRLIPSLQQLLSSHNVRRPDWILCGRGPGSFTGIRVTLSAARTLAQVWEAPVLTINSLHYYLYSAMLQNDHGNAAILLDARQGRVYATAADTIEWLTPPPTVDAPPLLWLEQVDAACRLYTDDLGAVRPLLESRPDLQQRLEAMPEPRLADLFRLAIELGGKDAARHWSLALPEYLRLDPAHARYPQGINQL
- the tsaE gene encoding tRNA (adenosine(37)-N6)-threonylcarbamoyltransferase complex ATPase subunit type 1 TsaE; amino-acid sequence: MSHPAQSALHIRSADQAQEAARWILQSAQERQSRLLLFSGQLGAGKTTIIRQLAALLGIQDNVNSPSFNLLNVYDAAGLRLFHYDLYRLGSPAELEQLDFLERWQNRNSSNEWHCVEWPERAGRVWQGGSGMLWINIQTGVLEEERRLSIFDAPPSLEGHFV
- a CDS encoding MotA/TolQ/ExbB proton channel family protein, with product MAPWFNYLLAGGPAMLALALVSVVILALAIYCATRFRQIEAASVQMRQRIQERIRQGEASHRLGAFWLESLSLRSAVMWLLYLAHIATLLGLLGTVLGVQEAFGRVAQSQQSILAEVAGGIHQAVSTTIAGLCLAIPALVLHYAFRDRYRRLELLFSAGEKG
- a CDS encoding biopolymer transporter ExbD translates to MSDGFETDSPLDALSMDEDAPSLPLISLLDIVFILVLFLIVAVNSATLLAPTELPALGGRGAGADLQLSLGLNGELQWAGRSLTLGQLRLRAAELHGRRIQLQAHRRAPLERFLQLSALLKELGVAELQVQSSGQAEKE
- a CDS encoding SH3 domain-containing protein → MWRAPARCCVFAFVLAMPGGCVVIQEWNRSLFGDTLYVTAAVLHIRAAPSTAAPIINALPYGTPLRAASVTGEELISGRRGQWYSISANAFVFGGYLSPVEPPHSDRLGLRLLARHANVICDSDISSFYETKYFLSSGELRLSASADHGCTSPHSESIAGRGSYRAFENGLEILIHSKRTQFGENECGDPGTPPPRDEIVDRKLRLHWHSSISAFIEEDIFAEFSARSDYRYSKIACAFVPLALSEQIAVQSICTAEADSTTSYEVIGAYCPQ